Proteins found in one Planococcus citri chromosome 2, ihPlaCitr1.1, whole genome shotgun sequence genomic segment:
- the Kif3C gene encoding osmotic avoidance abnormal protein 3 isoform X2 — protein MSSSTSEAVKVIVRCRPMNSREMALKCKPVVQMNTDKCTCSLLHPGDYSAPPKVFTFDGVYNESSTTEHIYNEIAYPLIESVLDGYNSTIFAYGQTGCGKSFSMQGVQEPENQRGIIPRAFEHIFEAISLADNYKYLVLASYLEIYNEEIRDLLGLNTKKRLDLKESPDSGVYVSDLSYHAVHNVHECQKLMEQGWRNRAVGATLMNTDSSRSHSIFTISVEMMPVSQSLVDYCSPIRRGKLNLVDLAGSERQAKTGATGDRLKEATKINLSLSALGNVISALVDGKSKHIPYRDSKLTRLLQDSLGGNTKTLMVACLSPADNNYDETLSTLRYANRAKNICNKPHINEDPKDTKLREYQDEIQKLRQLLEQNSNFPTAQNIKDIIGVPDSNKNLEFEKEVEKLKKQYEEEYLSKCQVQADLHSLKMRYEEEISKLNEINAQKNAANANNNEPVDQIISNDQPKTNTAQLEILKRLEKLQNSMVGGERANDRELKEKRLKKKRAAEQRLNTLAKVLAKVEDEEGPLVLKVYDDIQDELRAKTELLRKYKQKVKALDREIQDLQSEFENERTDYLETIRKQERQLLLYNQILDNLLPALSKECNYRNIDKIKEDAKWCEESQSWDLPTLINPRIKFPPAAGVFNSSTDVESFNGYSWNYFSDSSSGRSSSTTSSPDFNIHRKYSLDQRFQKYDLENFAGNYFKPRRATELLLQAREDATKSINRWKGRVGNYQLIHS, from the exons atgtcttCGTCGACGTCAGAAGCGGTCAAAGTGATCGTACGATGTAGGCCAATGAATAGCCGAGAAATGGCCCTCAAGTGCAAG CCCGTGGTACAGATGAACACGGATAAATGCACATGCTCTCTATTACACCCCGGAGATTACTCAGCTCCCCCAAAAGTCTTCACATTCGACGGCGTTTACAACGAATCTTCAACGACAGAACATATTTACAACGAAATTGCCTACCCTTTAATAGAG agtGTTCTAGACGGATATAACAGTACAATATTCGCTTATGGTCAAACAGGCTGTGGTAAAAGTTTTTCGATGCAAGGCGTGCAAGAACCGGAGAATCAAAGAGGAATAATTCCTCGAGCTTTCGAGCATATTTTCGAAGCGATTTCTTTAGCTGATAACTATAAGTATCTAGTTTTGGCGTCGTATTTAGAAATATATAACGAAGAGATACGCGATTTATTAGGTTTAAATACCAAGAAAAGGTTGGATTTGAAAGAAAGTCCTGACTCTGGTGTTTACGTCAGTG ATTTATCATATCATGCCGTTCATAATGTTCATGAATGTCAAAAGTTAATGGAGCAAGGCTGGAGAAACAGAGCAGTTGGAGCTACGTTAATGAACACCGATTCATCGAGAAGTCATTCTATATTTACGATATCTGTGGAAATGATGCCTGTATCTCAATCTTTAGTCGATTATTGCTCACCGATCAGACGAGGAAAACTTAACTTGGTTGATTTAGCTGGAAGTGAGAGACAAGCTAAGACTG GAGCTACAGGAGACAGATTGAAAGAAGCAACAAAAATTAACCTATCTTTATCAGCCTTGGGTAACGTAATCTCAGCCTTAGTCGATGGTAAATCCAAACATATCCCATACAGAGACTCGAAACTAACCAGGCTTTTACAA GATTCCTTGGGTGGTAACACGAAAACTTTAATGGTGGCATGTTTATCACCTGCTGATAATAATTACGACGAAACTCTTTCCACATTAAGATACGCTAATCGagcaaaaaatatttgtaataaGCCTCACATCAACGAAGACCCCAAAGATACAAAACTTCGAGAATATCaagatgaaatacaaaaattacgtcagcttttggaacaaaattccaattttcctacCGCTCAAAATATAA AAGATATAATCGGTGTTCCGGATAGTAATAAGAACTTAGAATTCGAAAAAGAagtggagaaattgaaaaaacaatacgAGGAAGAATATTTATCGAAATGTCAAGTTCAGGCAGATCTGCATAGTTTGAAGATGCGTTACGAAGAAGAAATTTCCAAACTTAATGAAATa aatgcTCAAAAAAACGCTGCTAATGCGAATAATAATGAACCAGTCGATCAAATTATATCAAA CGATCAACCAAAAACTAATACTGCTCAATTGGAAATTCTCAAAcg actGGAGAAGTTACAAAACAGTATGGTCGGTGGTGAACGAGCTAACGATCGTGAACTGAAGGAAAAAAGACTGAAGAAGAAACGAGCTGCTGAACAACGACTGAATACTTTGGCCAAAGTTTTAGCCAAGGTTGAAGATGAAGAGGGACCTTTAGTATTGAAAGTTTACGACGATATTCAAGATGAATTACGAGCTAAAACAGAATTATTAcgaaaatacaaacaaaaa GTTAAAGCTTTGGATCGAGAAATTCAAGACTTGCAAAGCGAATTCGAAAACGAACGTACCGATTATTTAGAAACCATTCGTAAACAAGAACGTCAATTATTATTGTACAATCAAATACTAGACAATCTGCTGCCAGCTTTATCCAAAGAATGTAATTACAG AAATATCGATAAAATCAAAGAAGACGCTAAATGGTGCGAAGAATCTCAATCTTGGGATTTACCAACGTTAATCAATCCACGTATAAAGTTCCCTCCAGCAGCTG GTGTATTTAACTCTAGTACGGATGTTGAGTCGTTCAACGGATATTCGTGGAATTATTTTAGCGATTCGTCTAGTGGTCGATCAAGTAGCACTACATCGTCTCCAGATTTCAACATTCATCGCAAATATTCTTTAGATCAG cgattccaaaaatacgaTCTGGAAAATTTCGCTGGTAATTATTTTAAACCACGACGAGCGACCGAATTATTATTACAAGCGAGAGAAGATGCTACGAAGTCAATTAATAGATGGAAAGGTAGAGTAGGAAATTACCAGCTCATCCATTCATGA
- the Kif3C gene encoding osmotic avoidance abnormal protein 3 isoform X3: MSSSTSEAVKVIVRCRPMNSREMALKCKPVVQMNTDKCTCSLLHPGDYSAPPKVFTFDGVYNESSTTEHIYNEIAYPLIESVLDGYNSTIFAYGQTGCGKSFSMQGVQEPENQRGIIPRAFEHIFEAISLADNYKYLVLASYLEIYNEEIRDLLGLNTKKRLDLKESPDSGVYVSDLSYHAVHNVHECQKLMEQGWRNRAVGATLMNTDSSRSHSIFTISVEMMPVSQSLVDYCSPIRRGKLNLVDLAGSERQAKTGATGDRLKEATKINLSLSALGNVISALVDGKSKHIPYRDSKLTRLLQDSLGGNTKTLMVACLSPADNNYDETLSTLRYANRAKNICNKPHINEDPKDTKLREYQDEIQKLRQLLEQNSNFPTAQNIKDIIGVPDSNKNLEFEKEVEKLKKQYEEEYLSKCQVQADLHSLKMRYEEEISKLNEINAQKNAANANNNEPVDQIISNDQPKTNTAQLEILKRLEKLQNSMVGGERANDRELKEKRLKKKRAAEQRLNTLAKVLAKVEDEEGPLVLKVYDDIQDELRAKTELLRKYKQKVKALDREIQDLQSEFENERTDYLETIRKQERQLLLYNQILDNLLPALSKECNYRNIDKIKEDAKWCEESQSWDLPTLINPRIKFPPAAGDVNKKFQLSQKTAPAKLETTDASSLASCECSSTSSENLVNISSCDDQVYLTLVRMLSRSTDIRGIILAIRLVVDQVALHRLQISTFIANIL; this comes from the exons atgtcttCGTCGACGTCAGAAGCGGTCAAAGTGATCGTACGATGTAGGCCAATGAATAGCCGAGAAATGGCCCTCAAGTGCAAG CCCGTGGTACAGATGAACACGGATAAATGCACATGCTCTCTATTACACCCCGGAGATTACTCAGCTCCCCCAAAAGTCTTCACATTCGACGGCGTTTACAACGAATCTTCAACGACAGAACATATTTACAACGAAATTGCCTACCCTTTAATAGAG agtGTTCTAGACGGATATAACAGTACAATATTCGCTTATGGTCAAACAGGCTGTGGTAAAAGTTTTTCGATGCAAGGCGTGCAAGAACCGGAGAATCAAAGAGGAATAATTCCTCGAGCTTTCGAGCATATTTTCGAAGCGATTTCTTTAGCTGATAACTATAAGTATCTAGTTTTGGCGTCGTATTTAGAAATATATAACGAAGAGATACGCGATTTATTAGGTTTAAATACCAAGAAAAGGTTGGATTTGAAAGAAAGTCCTGACTCTGGTGTTTACGTCAGTG ATTTATCATATCATGCCGTTCATAATGTTCATGAATGTCAAAAGTTAATGGAGCAAGGCTGGAGAAACAGAGCAGTTGGAGCTACGTTAATGAACACCGATTCATCGAGAAGTCATTCTATATTTACGATATCTGTGGAAATGATGCCTGTATCTCAATCTTTAGTCGATTATTGCTCACCGATCAGACGAGGAAAACTTAACTTGGTTGATTTAGCTGGAAGTGAGAGACAAGCTAAGACTG GAGCTACAGGAGACAGATTGAAAGAAGCAACAAAAATTAACCTATCTTTATCAGCCTTGGGTAACGTAATCTCAGCCTTAGTCGATGGTAAATCCAAACATATCCCATACAGAGACTCGAAACTAACCAGGCTTTTACAA GATTCCTTGGGTGGTAACACGAAAACTTTAATGGTGGCATGTTTATCACCTGCTGATAATAATTACGACGAAACTCTTTCCACATTAAGATACGCTAATCGagcaaaaaatatttgtaataaGCCTCACATCAACGAAGACCCCAAAGATACAAAACTTCGAGAATATCaagatgaaatacaaaaattacgtcagcttttggaacaaaattccaattttcctacCGCTCAAAATATAA AAGATATAATCGGTGTTCCGGATAGTAATAAGAACTTAGAATTCGAAAAAGAagtggagaaattgaaaaaacaatacgAGGAAGAATATTTATCGAAATGTCAAGTTCAGGCAGATCTGCATAGTTTGAAGATGCGTTACGAAGAAGAAATTTCCAAACTTAATGAAATa aatgcTCAAAAAAACGCTGCTAATGCGAATAATAATGAACCAGTCGATCAAATTATATCAAA CGATCAACCAAAAACTAATACTGCTCAATTGGAAATTCTCAAAcg actGGAGAAGTTACAAAACAGTATGGTCGGTGGTGAACGAGCTAACGATCGTGAACTGAAGGAAAAAAGACTGAAGAAGAAACGAGCTGCTGAACAACGACTGAATACTTTGGCCAAAGTTTTAGCCAAGGTTGAAGATGAAGAGGGACCTTTAGTATTGAAAGTTTACGACGATATTCAAGATGAATTACGAGCTAAAACAGAATTATTAcgaaaatacaaacaaaaa GTTAAAGCTTTGGATCGAGAAATTCAAGACTTGCAAAGCGAATTCGAAAACGAACGTACCGATTATTTAGAAACCATTCGTAAACAAGAACGTCAATTATTATTGTACAATCAAATACTAGACAATCTGCTGCCAGCTTTATCCAAAGAATGTAATTACAG AAATATCGATAAAATCAAAGAAGACGCTAAATGGTGCGAAGAATCTCAATCTTGGGATTTACCAACGTTAATCAATCCACGTATAAAGTTCCCTCCAGCAGCTG GtgatgtaaataaaaaatttcaactgtctcAGAAAACTGCACCTGCCAAATTAGAAACCACCGACGCGTCGTCATTGGCATCGTGCGAATGTTCATCTACATCTAGCGAAAATCttgtaaatatttcatcgtGTGATGATCAG GTGTATTTAACTCTAGTACGGATGTTGAGTCGTTCAACGGATATTCGTGGAATTATTTTAGCGATTCGTCTAGTGGTCGATCAAGTAGCACTACATCGTCTCCAGATTTCAACATTCATCGCAAATATTCTTTAG
- the Kif3C gene encoding osmotic avoidance abnormal protein 3 isoform X5, whose amino-acid sequence MSSSTSEAVKVIVRCRPMNSREMALKCKPVVQMNTDKCTCSLLHPGDYSAPPKVFTFDGVYNESSTTEHIYNEIAYPLIESVLDGYNSTIFAYGQTGCGKSFSMQGVQEPENQRGIIPRAFEHIFEAISLADNYKYLVLASYLEIYNEEIRDLLGLNTKKRLDLKESPDSGVYVSDLSYHAVHNVHECQKLMEQGWRNRAVGATLMNTDSSRSHSIFTISVEMMPVSQSLVDYCSPIRRGKLNLVDLAGSERQAKTGATGDRLKEATKINLSLSALGNVISALVDGKSKHIPYRDSKLTRLLQDSLGGNTKTLMVACLSPADNNYDETLSTLRYANRAKNICNKPHINEDPKDTKLREYQDEIQKLRQLLEQNSNFPTAQNIKDIIGVPDSNKNLEFEKEVEKLKKQYEEEYLSKCQVQADLHSLKMRYEEEISKLNEINAQKNAANANNNEPVDQIISNDQPKTNTAQLEILKRLEKLQNSMVGGERANDRELKEKRLKKKRAAEQRLNTLAKVLAKVEDEEGPLVLKVYDDIQDELRAKTELLRKYKQKVKALDREIQDLQSEFENERTDYLETIRKQERQLLLYNQILDNLLPALSKECNYRNIDKIKEDAKWCEESQSWDLPTLINPRIKFPPAAENCTCQIRNHRRVVIGIVRMFIYI is encoded by the exons atgtcttCGTCGACGTCAGAAGCGGTCAAAGTGATCGTACGATGTAGGCCAATGAATAGCCGAGAAATGGCCCTCAAGTGCAAG CCCGTGGTACAGATGAACACGGATAAATGCACATGCTCTCTATTACACCCCGGAGATTACTCAGCTCCCCCAAAAGTCTTCACATTCGACGGCGTTTACAACGAATCTTCAACGACAGAACATATTTACAACGAAATTGCCTACCCTTTAATAGAG agtGTTCTAGACGGATATAACAGTACAATATTCGCTTATGGTCAAACAGGCTGTGGTAAAAGTTTTTCGATGCAAGGCGTGCAAGAACCGGAGAATCAAAGAGGAATAATTCCTCGAGCTTTCGAGCATATTTTCGAAGCGATTTCTTTAGCTGATAACTATAAGTATCTAGTTTTGGCGTCGTATTTAGAAATATATAACGAAGAGATACGCGATTTATTAGGTTTAAATACCAAGAAAAGGTTGGATTTGAAAGAAAGTCCTGACTCTGGTGTTTACGTCAGTG ATTTATCATATCATGCCGTTCATAATGTTCATGAATGTCAAAAGTTAATGGAGCAAGGCTGGAGAAACAGAGCAGTTGGAGCTACGTTAATGAACACCGATTCATCGAGAAGTCATTCTATATTTACGATATCTGTGGAAATGATGCCTGTATCTCAATCTTTAGTCGATTATTGCTCACCGATCAGACGAGGAAAACTTAACTTGGTTGATTTAGCTGGAAGTGAGAGACAAGCTAAGACTG GAGCTACAGGAGACAGATTGAAAGAAGCAACAAAAATTAACCTATCTTTATCAGCCTTGGGTAACGTAATCTCAGCCTTAGTCGATGGTAAATCCAAACATATCCCATACAGAGACTCGAAACTAACCAGGCTTTTACAA GATTCCTTGGGTGGTAACACGAAAACTTTAATGGTGGCATGTTTATCACCTGCTGATAATAATTACGACGAAACTCTTTCCACATTAAGATACGCTAATCGagcaaaaaatatttgtaataaGCCTCACATCAACGAAGACCCCAAAGATACAAAACTTCGAGAATATCaagatgaaatacaaaaattacgtcagcttttggaacaaaattccaattttcctacCGCTCAAAATATAA AAGATATAATCGGTGTTCCGGATAGTAATAAGAACTTAGAATTCGAAAAAGAagtggagaaattgaaaaaacaatacgAGGAAGAATATTTATCGAAATGTCAAGTTCAGGCAGATCTGCATAGTTTGAAGATGCGTTACGAAGAAGAAATTTCCAAACTTAATGAAATa aatgcTCAAAAAAACGCTGCTAATGCGAATAATAATGAACCAGTCGATCAAATTATATCAAA CGATCAACCAAAAACTAATACTGCTCAATTGGAAATTCTCAAAcg actGGAGAAGTTACAAAACAGTATGGTCGGTGGTGAACGAGCTAACGATCGTGAACTGAAGGAAAAAAGACTGAAGAAGAAACGAGCTGCTGAACAACGACTGAATACTTTGGCCAAAGTTTTAGCCAAGGTTGAAGATGAAGAGGGACCTTTAGTATTGAAAGTTTACGACGATATTCAAGATGAATTACGAGCTAAAACAGAATTATTAcgaaaatacaaacaaaaa GTTAAAGCTTTGGATCGAGAAATTCAAGACTTGCAAAGCGAATTCGAAAACGAACGTACCGATTATTTAGAAACCATTCGTAAACAAGAACGTCAATTATTATTGTACAATCAAATACTAGACAATCTGCTGCCAGCTTTATCCAAAGAATGTAATTACAG AAATATCGATAAAATCAAAGAAGACGCTAAATGGTGCGAAGAATCTCAATCTTGGGATTTACCAACGTTAATCAATCCACGTATAAAGTTCCCTCCAGCAGCTG AAAACTGCACCTGCCAAATTAGAAACCACCGACGCGTCGTCATTGGCATCGTGCGAATGTTCATCTACATCTAG
- the Kif3C gene encoding osmotic avoidance abnormal protein 3 isoform X1, which translates to MSSSTSEAVKVIVRCRPMNSREMALKCKPVVQMNTDKCTCSLLHPGDYSAPPKVFTFDGVYNESSTTEHIYNEIAYPLIESVLDGYNSTIFAYGQTGCGKSFSMQGVQEPENQRGIIPRAFEHIFEAISLADNYKYLVLASYLEIYNEEIRDLLGLNTKKRLDLKESPDSGVYVSDLSYHAVHNVHECQKLMEQGWRNRAVGATLMNTDSSRSHSIFTISVEMMPVSQSLVDYCSPIRRGKLNLVDLAGSERQAKTGATGDRLKEATKINLSLSALGNVISALVDGKSKHIPYRDSKLTRLLQDSLGGNTKTLMVACLSPADNNYDETLSTLRYANRAKNICNKPHINEDPKDTKLREYQDEIQKLRQLLEQNSNFPTAQNIKDIIGVPDSNKNLEFEKEVEKLKKQYEEEYLSKCQVQADLHSLKMRYEEEISKLNEINAQKNAANANNNEPVDQIISNDQPKTNTAQLEILKRLEKLQNSMVGGERANDRELKEKRLKKKRAAEQRLNTLAKVLAKVEDEEGPLVLKVYDDIQDELRAKTELLRKYKQKVKALDREIQDLQSEFENERTDYLETIRKQERQLLLYNQILDNLLPALSKECNYRNIDKIKEDAKWCEESQSWDLPTLINPRIKFPPAAGDVNKKFQLSQKTAPAKLETTDASSLASCECSSTSSENLVNISSCDDQRFQKYDLENFAGNYFKPRRATELLLQAREDATKSINRWKDCVQQCKTQAKMKEIFHDNEIILPNTFKSKQNAQDVEMNNRCRSWTGQSSPVTWMTGNVRISPEMLPKKASKIDLLPLIREKRNSFERL; encoded by the exons atgtcttCGTCGACGTCAGAAGCGGTCAAAGTGATCGTACGATGTAGGCCAATGAATAGCCGAGAAATGGCCCTCAAGTGCAAG CCCGTGGTACAGATGAACACGGATAAATGCACATGCTCTCTATTACACCCCGGAGATTACTCAGCTCCCCCAAAAGTCTTCACATTCGACGGCGTTTACAACGAATCTTCAACGACAGAACATATTTACAACGAAATTGCCTACCCTTTAATAGAG agtGTTCTAGACGGATATAACAGTACAATATTCGCTTATGGTCAAACAGGCTGTGGTAAAAGTTTTTCGATGCAAGGCGTGCAAGAACCGGAGAATCAAAGAGGAATAATTCCTCGAGCTTTCGAGCATATTTTCGAAGCGATTTCTTTAGCTGATAACTATAAGTATCTAGTTTTGGCGTCGTATTTAGAAATATATAACGAAGAGATACGCGATTTATTAGGTTTAAATACCAAGAAAAGGTTGGATTTGAAAGAAAGTCCTGACTCTGGTGTTTACGTCAGTG ATTTATCATATCATGCCGTTCATAATGTTCATGAATGTCAAAAGTTAATGGAGCAAGGCTGGAGAAACAGAGCAGTTGGAGCTACGTTAATGAACACCGATTCATCGAGAAGTCATTCTATATTTACGATATCTGTGGAAATGATGCCTGTATCTCAATCTTTAGTCGATTATTGCTCACCGATCAGACGAGGAAAACTTAACTTGGTTGATTTAGCTGGAAGTGAGAGACAAGCTAAGACTG GAGCTACAGGAGACAGATTGAAAGAAGCAACAAAAATTAACCTATCTTTATCAGCCTTGGGTAACGTAATCTCAGCCTTAGTCGATGGTAAATCCAAACATATCCCATACAGAGACTCGAAACTAACCAGGCTTTTACAA GATTCCTTGGGTGGTAACACGAAAACTTTAATGGTGGCATGTTTATCACCTGCTGATAATAATTACGACGAAACTCTTTCCACATTAAGATACGCTAATCGagcaaaaaatatttgtaataaGCCTCACATCAACGAAGACCCCAAAGATACAAAACTTCGAGAATATCaagatgaaatacaaaaattacgtcagcttttggaacaaaattccaattttcctacCGCTCAAAATATAA AAGATATAATCGGTGTTCCGGATAGTAATAAGAACTTAGAATTCGAAAAAGAagtggagaaattgaaaaaacaatacgAGGAAGAATATTTATCGAAATGTCAAGTTCAGGCAGATCTGCATAGTTTGAAGATGCGTTACGAAGAAGAAATTTCCAAACTTAATGAAATa aatgcTCAAAAAAACGCTGCTAATGCGAATAATAATGAACCAGTCGATCAAATTATATCAAA CGATCAACCAAAAACTAATACTGCTCAATTGGAAATTCTCAAAcg actGGAGAAGTTACAAAACAGTATGGTCGGTGGTGAACGAGCTAACGATCGTGAACTGAAGGAAAAAAGACTGAAGAAGAAACGAGCTGCTGAACAACGACTGAATACTTTGGCCAAAGTTTTAGCCAAGGTTGAAGATGAAGAGGGACCTTTAGTATTGAAAGTTTACGACGATATTCAAGATGAATTACGAGCTAAAACAGAATTATTAcgaaaatacaaacaaaaa GTTAAAGCTTTGGATCGAGAAATTCAAGACTTGCAAAGCGAATTCGAAAACGAACGTACCGATTATTTAGAAACCATTCGTAAACAAGAACGTCAATTATTATTGTACAATCAAATACTAGACAATCTGCTGCCAGCTTTATCCAAAGAATGTAATTACAG AAATATCGATAAAATCAAAGAAGACGCTAAATGGTGCGAAGAATCTCAATCTTGGGATTTACCAACGTTAATCAATCCACGTATAAAGTTCCCTCCAGCAGCTG GtgatgtaaataaaaaatttcaactgtctcAGAAAACTGCACCTGCCAAATTAGAAACCACCGACGCGTCGTCATTGGCATCGTGCGAATGTTCATCTACATCTAGCGAAAATCttgtaaatatttcatcgtGTGATGATCAG cgattccaaaaatacgaTCTGGAAAATTTCGCTGGTAATTATTTTAAACCACGACGAGCGACCGAATTATTATTACAAGCGAGAGAAGATGCTACGAAGTCAATTAATAGATGGAAAG ATTGCGTTCAACAATGTAAAACACAAGCAAAAATGAAAGAGATTTTTCACGATAACGAAATAATTCTACCAAATACgttcaaatcaaaacaaaacgCTCAAGATGTAGAAATGAACAACAGATGTCGTTCTTGGACCGGTCAATCGAGTCCAGTTACATGGATGaccg gaaacgTACGAATTTCGCCGGAAATGTTACCAAAGAAAGCATCGAAAATAGATCTATTACCGCTGATACGCGAAAAACGAAATTCTTTCGAAAGactctga
- the Kif3C gene encoding osmotic avoidance abnormal protein 3 isoform X4 — translation MSSSTSEAVKVIVRCRPMNSREMALKCKPVVQMNTDKCTCSLLHPGDYSAPPKVFTFDGVYNESSTTEHIYNEIAYPLIESVLDGYNSTIFAYGQTGCGKSFSMQGVQEPENQRGIIPRAFEHIFEAISLADNYKYLVLASYLEIYNEEIRDLLGLNTKKRLDLKESPDSGVYVSDLSYHAVHNVHECQKLMEQGWRNRAVGATLMNTDSSRSHSIFTISVEMMPVSQSLVDYCSPIRRGKLNLVDLAGSERQAKTGATGDRLKEATKINLSLSALGNVISALVDGKSKHIPYRDSKLTRLLQDSLGGNTKTLMVACLSPADNNYDETLSTLRYANRAKNICNKPHINEDPKDTKLREYQDEIQKLRQLLEQNSNFPTAQNIKDIIGVPDSNKNLEFEKEVEKLKKQYEEEYLSKCQVQADLHSLKMRYEEEISKLNEINAQKNAANANNNEPVDQIISNDQPKTNTAQLEILKRLEKLQNSMVGGERANDRELKEKRLKKKRAAEQRLNTLAKVLAKVEDEEGPLVLKVYDDIQDELRAKTELLRKYKQKVKALDREIQDLQSEFENERTDYLETIRKQERQLLLYNQILDNLLPALSKECNYRNIDKIKEDAKWCEESQSWDLPTLINPRIKFPPAAGDVNKKFQLSQKTAPAKLETTDASSLASCECSSTSSENLVNISSCDDQYVFTRERF, via the exons atgtcttCGTCGACGTCAGAAGCGGTCAAAGTGATCGTACGATGTAGGCCAATGAATAGCCGAGAAATGGCCCTCAAGTGCAAG CCCGTGGTACAGATGAACACGGATAAATGCACATGCTCTCTATTACACCCCGGAGATTACTCAGCTCCCCCAAAAGTCTTCACATTCGACGGCGTTTACAACGAATCTTCAACGACAGAACATATTTACAACGAAATTGCCTACCCTTTAATAGAG agtGTTCTAGACGGATATAACAGTACAATATTCGCTTATGGTCAAACAGGCTGTGGTAAAAGTTTTTCGATGCAAGGCGTGCAAGAACCGGAGAATCAAAGAGGAATAATTCCTCGAGCTTTCGAGCATATTTTCGAAGCGATTTCTTTAGCTGATAACTATAAGTATCTAGTTTTGGCGTCGTATTTAGAAATATATAACGAAGAGATACGCGATTTATTAGGTTTAAATACCAAGAAAAGGTTGGATTTGAAAGAAAGTCCTGACTCTGGTGTTTACGTCAGTG ATTTATCATATCATGCCGTTCATAATGTTCATGAATGTCAAAAGTTAATGGAGCAAGGCTGGAGAAACAGAGCAGTTGGAGCTACGTTAATGAACACCGATTCATCGAGAAGTCATTCTATATTTACGATATCTGTGGAAATGATGCCTGTATCTCAATCTTTAGTCGATTATTGCTCACCGATCAGACGAGGAAAACTTAACTTGGTTGATTTAGCTGGAAGTGAGAGACAAGCTAAGACTG GAGCTACAGGAGACAGATTGAAAGAAGCAACAAAAATTAACCTATCTTTATCAGCCTTGGGTAACGTAATCTCAGCCTTAGTCGATGGTAAATCCAAACATATCCCATACAGAGACTCGAAACTAACCAGGCTTTTACAA GATTCCTTGGGTGGTAACACGAAAACTTTAATGGTGGCATGTTTATCACCTGCTGATAATAATTACGACGAAACTCTTTCCACATTAAGATACGCTAATCGagcaaaaaatatttgtaataaGCCTCACATCAACGAAGACCCCAAAGATACAAAACTTCGAGAATATCaagatgaaatacaaaaattacgtcagcttttggaacaaaattccaattttcctacCGCTCAAAATATAA AAGATATAATCGGTGTTCCGGATAGTAATAAGAACTTAGAATTCGAAAAAGAagtggagaaattgaaaaaacaatacgAGGAAGAATATTTATCGAAATGTCAAGTTCAGGCAGATCTGCATAGTTTGAAGATGCGTTACGAAGAAGAAATTTCCAAACTTAATGAAATa aatgcTCAAAAAAACGCTGCTAATGCGAATAATAATGAACCAGTCGATCAAATTATATCAAA CGATCAACCAAAAACTAATACTGCTCAATTGGAAATTCTCAAAcg actGGAGAAGTTACAAAACAGTATGGTCGGTGGTGAACGAGCTAACGATCGTGAACTGAAGGAAAAAAGACTGAAGAAGAAACGAGCTGCTGAACAACGACTGAATACTTTGGCCAAAGTTTTAGCCAAGGTTGAAGATGAAGAGGGACCTTTAGTATTGAAAGTTTACGACGATATTCAAGATGAATTACGAGCTAAAACAGAATTATTAcgaaaatacaaacaaaaa GTTAAAGCTTTGGATCGAGAAATTCAAGACTTGCAAAGCGAATTCGAAAACGAACGTACCGATTATTTAGAAACCATTCGTAAACAAGAACGTCAATTATTATTGTACAATCAAATACTAGACAATCTGCTGCCAGCTTTATCCAAAGAATGTAATTACAG AAATATCGATAAAATCAAAGAAGACGCTAAATGGTGCGAAGAATCTCAATCTTGGGATTTACCAACGTTAATCAATCCACGTATAAAGTTCCCTCCAGCAGCTG GtgatgtaaataaaaaatttcaactgtctcAGAAAACTGCACCTGCCAAATTAGAAACCACCGACGCGTCGTCATTGGCATCGTGCGAATGTTCATCTACATCTAGCGAAAATCttgtaaatatttcatcgtGTGATGATCAG TACGTCTTCACTCGTGAACGCTTTTGA